In the Coturnix japonica isolate 7356 chromosome 6, Coturnix japonica 2.1, whole genome shotgun sequence genome, one interval contains:
- the NFKB2 gene encoding nuclear factor NF-kappa-B p100 subunit isoform X4, with protein MLGLDGLLRPAASGTCLDGIDYDDFSFGSHMVEQKEPLMETAVGPYLVIIEQPKQRGFRFRYGCEGPSHGGLPGASSEKGHKTYPTVKICNYEGMARIEVDLVTHSDPPRVHAHSLVGKQCNEAGNCIAVVGPKDMTAQFSNLGVLHVTKKNMMEIMKEKLKKQKTRNTNGMLTEAELREIELEAKELKKVMDLSIVRLRFTAYLRDSSGNFSLALQPVISDPIHDSKSPGASNLKISRMDKTAGSVRGGDEVYLLCDKVQKDDIEVRFYEDDENGWQAFGDFSPTDVHKQYAIVFRTPPYHKPKIDRPVTVFLQLKRKRGGDVSDSKQFTYYPVVEDKEEVERKRKKVLPQFPQHFGGGSHMGGAGGAGGFGAGGGGNLSFPYSSGLGYNNLYSSGPHPVGGGYQGGVQMKAPSESEDGDGRQVPTESTYCRELQRHAHLCHLWLLARRNAHALLDYSVTADPRMLLAVQRHLAASQDENGDTPLHLAIIHEQTAVIKQLIEVVVSIPSQQIINITNNLQQTPLHLAVITKQPQVVQLLLQAHANPTLLDRYGNSLLHLALQTGDEEMLRTLLAHLGSATPYLLCLPNFHGLLPVHLAVKAKSPACLDLLVRKGADVNAVERQGGRTPLHLAVEMENLNMATHLVKKLGANVNSRTFAGNTPLHLAAGLGSPTLTKLLLKAGADVQRENDEPVSPSSSEASSDTDGDAEEQEQAMELDELTPSLHPTPEEEQAEAGPRQRRCHTALDLTRSQKVRDILLQASQPRPDAELPTAPRPGNVLSLDGDALQGLEQLLNQDSSGSDWMELAKRLGLCSLVETYKDTPSPSVSLLRSYELAGGSLGGLLEALDSMGLRGAVRMLRKPEALEKQQSTEVKEDSAYGSESVEEEQAAALKPRPAPEGELPHSQQQQVH; from the exons ATGCTGGGGCTGGACGGGCTGCTGCGGCCGGCCGCCTCCGGCACG TGCCTGGATGGAATTGACTACGACGACTTCAGCTTTGGCTCCCACATGGTGGAGCAGAAGGAGCCCCTGATGGAGACAG CAGTCGGCCCCTACCTGGTCATCATCGAGCAGCCGAAGCAG cGGGGCTTCCGATTTCGGTACGGCTGCGAGGGCCCTTCACACGGGGGGCTGCCAGGAGCCTCCAGCGAGAAGGGGCACAAGACCTATCCCACTGTCAAG ATCTGCAACTACGAGGGGATGGCGCGCATCGAGGTGGACCTGGTGACACACAGCGACCCTCCGCGTGTGCACGCACACAGCCTGGTGGGCAAGCAGTGCAACGAGGCCGGCAACTGCATCGCCGTGGTGGGGCCCAAAGACATGACGGCACA GTTCAGCAACCTGGGCGTGCTCCATGTCACCAAGAAGAACATGATGGAGATCatgaaggagaagctgaagaagcagaagacacGCAACACAAACGGGATGCTGACAG AAGCTGAGCTGCGTGAGATTGAGCTGGAGGCCAAGGAGCTGAAGAAGGTCATGGACCTGAGCATCGTGCGGCTGCGCTTCACCGCTTACCTCCGTGACAGCAGTGGGAACTTCAGTCTGGCGCTGCAGCCCGTCATCTCTGACCCCATCCATGACAGCA AGTCCCCTGGCGCTTCCAACCTGAAGATCTCACGGATGGACAAGACTGCGGGCTCAGTGCGGGGTGGGGACGAGGTCTACCTGCTGTGTGACAAGGTGCAGAAAG ATGACATTGAGGTGCGGTTCTATGAGGATGACGAGAACGGCTGGCAGGCCTTTGGGGACTTCTCCCCCACGGACGTGCATAAGCAG TACGCCATCGTCTTCCGCACACCCCCCTACCACAAGCCCAAAATTGACCGTCCTGTCACCGTGTTCCTGCAACTGAAGAGGAAGCGCGGTGGAGACGTCAGCGACTCCAAGCAGTTCACCTATTACCCTGTGGTGGAGG AtaaggaggaggtggagagaaAGCGCAAGAAGGtgctgcctcagtttccccagcaCTTCGGCGGGGGCTCACACATGGGGGGTGCCGGCGGTGCTGGGGGCTTtggggcaggaggag GCGGTAACCTCAGCTTCCCTTACTCGTCTGGGCTGGGCTACAACAACCTCTACTCCTCCGGCCCGCACCCTGTTGGAGGGGGGTACCAGGGCGGTGTGCAAATGAAGGCCCCCAGTGAGAGTGAAGATGGAGATGGCAGACAGGTGCCTACAGAAAGCACCtactgcagggagctgcagcgGCACG CCCACCTGTGCCACCTGTGGCTGCTGGCACGGCGCAATGCCCATGCCCTGCTGGACTACTCGGTGACTGCTGACCCCCGCATGCTGCTGGCCGTGCAGAGGCACCTGGCAGCCTCACAGGATGAGAACGGGGACAC GCCCTTACACCTCGCCATCATCCATGAACAGACGGCTGTGATCAAACAGCTAATTGAGGTGGTGGTCAGCATCCCTAGCCAGCAGATCATTAACATCACCAACAACCTGCAGCAG ACGCCACTGCACCTGGCGGTCATCACCAAGCAGCCCCAGGtggtgcagctcctgctgcaggccCACGCCAACCCTACATTGCTGGACCGCTATGGCAACTCCCTGCTGCACCTGGCACTGCAGACGGGTGATGAGGAGATGCTGCGGACGCTGCTGGCCCACCTGGGATCGGCCACTCCCTACCTGCTGTGCCTGCCCAACTTCCACG GTCTCCTGCCCGTACACCTGGCTGTGAAGGCAAAGAGCCCAGCCTGCCTGGACCTGCTGGTCAGGAAGGGTGCGGATGTGAACGCTGTGGAGAGGCAGGGTGGCAGGACCCCGCTGCACCTGGCCGTGGAGATGGAGAACCTCAACATGGCCACACACCTGGTCAAGAAG CTGGGAGCAAATGTCAACAGCCGGACCTTTGCTGGGAACACCCCCCTGCACCTGGCTGCTGGCCTGGGCTCCCCAACCCTCaccaaactgctgctgaaagcag GGGCAGATGTGCAGCGTGAGAACGATGAGCCCGTCAGCCCCTCCTCATCAGAGGCCAGCAGCGACACAGATGGTGACGCTGAGGAGCAGGAGCAGGCCATGGAGCTGGATGAGCTGACCCCGAGCCTCCATCCCACCCCTGAGGAGGAGCAAGCGGAGGCAGGGCCCCGGCAGCGCCGCTGCCACACAGCCCTGGACCTGACCCGGAGCCAGAAG GTGCGTGACATCTTGCTGCAGGCCTCCCAGCCACGGCCCGATGCTGAGCTGCCCACTGCCCCCCGGCCAG GGAATGTGCTGTCTCTGGACGGTGATGCGctgcaggggctggagcagctgctgaaccAGGACAGCAGTGGGTCAGACTGGATGGAGCTGGCTAAGAggctggggctctgcagccttGTGGAGACCTACAAGGACACCCCTTCGCCCAGCGTCAGCCTGCTGCGTAGCTATGAG ctggcCGGGGGCAGCCTTGGGGGGCTGCTGGAGGCGCTGGATTCCATGGGGCTGCGTGGGGCTGTCAGAATGCTGCGCAAACCTGAGGcgctggagaagcagcagagcacag AGGTCAAGGAAGACAGCGCCTATGGGAGCGAGTCAGTGGAGGAGGAACAGGCGGCCGCCCTGAAGCCGAGGCCGGCGCCAGAGGGcgagctgccccacagccagcagcagcaggtgcacTGA
- the NFKB2 gene encoding nuclear factor NF-kappa-B p100 subunit isoform X1, protein MLGLDGLLRPAASGTCLDGIDYDDFSFGSHMVEQKEPLMETVGPYLVIIEQPKQRGFRFRYGCEGPSHGGLPGASSEKGHKTYPTVKICNYEGMARIEVDLVTHSDPPRVHAHSLVGKQCNEAGNCIAVVGPKDMTAQFSNLGVLHVTKKNMMEIMKEKLKKQKTRNTNGMLTEAELREIELEAKELKKVMDLSIVRLRFTAYLRDSSGNFSLALQPVISDPIHDSKSPGASNLKISRMDKTAGSVRGGDEVYLLCDKVQKDDIEVRFYEDDENGWQAFGDFSPTDVHKQYAIVFRTPPYHKPKIDRPVTVFLQLKRKRGGDVSDSKQFTYYPVVEDKEEVERKRKKVLPQFPQHFGGGSHMGGAGGAGGFGAGGGGNLSFPYSSGLGYNNLYSSGPHPVGGGYQGGVQMKAPSESEDGDGRQVPTESTYCRELQRHAHLCHLWLLARRNAHALLDYSVTADPRMLLAVQRHLAASQDENGDTPLHLAIIHEQTAVIKQLIEVVVSIPSQQIINITNNLQQTPLHLAVITKQPQVVQLLLQAHANPTLLDRYGNSLLHLALQTGDEEMLRTLLAHLGSATPYLLCLPNFHGLLPVHLAVKAKSPACLDLLVRKGADVNAVERQGGRTPLHLAVEMENLNMATHLVKKLGANVNSRTFAGNTPLHLAAGLGSPTLTKLLLKAGADVQRENDEPVSPSSSEASSDTDGDAEEQEQAMELDELTPSLHPTPEEEQAEAGPRQRRCHTALDLTRSQKVRDILLQASQPRPDAELPTAPRPGNVLSLDGDALQGLEQLLNQDSSGSDWMELAKRLGLCSLVETYKDTPSPSVSLLRSYELAGGSLGGLLEALDSMGLRGAVRMLRKPEALEKQQSTEVKEDSAYGSESVEEEQAAALKPRPAPEGELPHSQQQQVH, encoded by the exons ATGCTGGGGCTGGACGGGCTGCTGCGGCCGGCCGCCTCCGGCACG TGCCTGGATGGAATTGACTACGACGACTTCAGCTTTGGCTCCCACATGGTGGAGCAGAAGGAGCCCCTGATGGAGACAG TCGGCCCCTACCTGGTCATCATCGAGCAGCCGAAGCAG cGGGGCTTCCGATTTCGGTACGGCTGCGAGGGCCCTTCACACGGGGGGCTGCCAGGAGCCTCCAGCGAGAAGGGGCACAAGACCTATCCCACTGTCAAG ATCTGCAACTACGAGGGGATGGCGCGCATCGAGGTGGACCTGGTGACACACAGCGACCCTCCGCGTGTGCACGCACACAGCCTGGTGGGCAAGCAGTGCAACGAGGCCGGCAACTGCATCGCCGTGGTGGGGCCCAAAGACATGACGGCACA GTTCAGCAACCTGGGCGTGCTCCATGTCACCAAGAAGAACATGATGGAGATCatgaaggagaagctgaagaagcagaagacacGCAACACAAACGGGATGCTGACAG AAGCTGAGCTGCGTGAGATTGAGCTGGAGGCCAAGGAGCTGAAGAAGGTCATGGACCTGAGCATCGTGCGGCTGCGCTTCACCGCTTACCTCCGTGACAGCAGTGGGAACTTCAGTCTGGCGCTGCAGCCCGTCATCTCTGACCCCATCCATGACAGCA AGTCCCCTGGCGCTTCCAACCTGAAGATCTCACGGATGGACAAGACTGCGGGCTCAGTGCGGGGTGGGGACGAGGTCTACCTGCTGTGTGACAAGGTGCAGAAAG ATGACATTGAGGTGCGGTTCTATGAGGATGACGAGAACGGCTGGCAGGCCTTTGGGGACTTCTCCCCCACGGACGTGCATAAGCAG TACGCCATCGTCTTCCGCACACCCCCCTACCACAAGCCCAAAATTGACCGTCCTGTCACCGTGTTCCTGCAACTGAAGAGGAAGCGCGGTGGAGACGTCAGCGACTCCAAGCAGTTCACCTATTACCCTGTGGTGGAGG AtaaggaggaggtggagagaaAGCGCAAGAAGGtgctgcctcagtttccccagcaCTTCGGCGGGGGCTCACACATGGGGGGTGCCGGCGGTGCTGGGGGCTTtggggcaggaggag GCGGTAACCTCAGCTTCCCTTACTCGTCTGGGCTGGGCTACAACAACCTCTACTCCTCCGGCCCGCACCCTGTTGGAGGGGGGTACCAGGGCGGTGTGCAAATGAAGGCCCCCAGTGAGAGTGAAGATGGAGATGGCAGACAGGTGCCTACAGAAAGCACCtactgcagggagctgcagcgGCACG CCCACCTGTGCCACCTGTGGCTGCTGGCACGGCGCAATGCCCATGCCCTGCTGGACTACTCGGTGACTGCTGACCCCCGCATGCTGCTGGCCGTGCAGAGGCACCTGGCAGCCTCACAGGATGAGAACGGGGACAC GCCCTTACACCTCGCCATCATCCATGAACAGACGGCTGTGATCAAACAGCTAATTGAGGTGGTGGTCAGCATCCCTAGCCAGCAGATCATTAACATCACCAACAACCTGCAGCAG ACGCCACTGCACCTGGCGGTCATCACCAAGCAGCCCCAGGtggtgcagctcctgctgcaggccCACGCCAACCCTACATTGCTGGACCGCTATGGCAACTCCCTGCTGCACCTGGCACTGCAGACGGGTGATGAGGAGATGCTGCGGACGCTGCTGGCCCACCTGGGATCGGCCACTCCCTACCTGCTGTGCCTGCCCAACTTCCACG GTCTCCTGCCCGTACACCTGGCTGTGAAGGCAAAGAGCCCAGCCTGCCTGGACCTGCTGGTCAGGAAGGGTGCGGATGTGAACGCTGTGGAGAGGCAGGGTGGCAGGACCCCGCTGCACCTGGCCGTGGAGATGGAGAACCTCAACATGGCCACACACCTGGTCAAGAAG CTGGGAGCAAATGTCAACAGCCGGACCTTTGCTGGGAACACCCCCCTGCACCTGGCTGCTGGCCTGGGCTCCCCAACCCTCaccaaactgctgctgaaagcag GGGCAGATGTGCAGCGTGAGAACGATGAGCCCGTCAGCCCCTCCTCATCAGAGGCCAGCAGCGACACAGATGGTGACGCTGAGGAGCAGGAGCAGGCCATGGAGCTGGATGAGCTGACCCCGAGCCTCCATCCCACCCCTGAGGAGGAGCAAGCGGAGGCAGGGCCCCGGCAGCGCCGCTGCCACACAGCCCTGGACCTGACCCGGAGCCAGAAG GTGCGTGACATCTTGCTGCAGGCCTCCCAGCCACGGCCCGATGCTGAGCTGCCCACTGCCCCCCGGCCAG GGAATGTGCTGTCTCTGGACGGTGATGCGctgcaggggctggagcagctgctgaaccAGGACAGCAGTGGGTCAGACTGGATGGAGCTGGCTAAGAggctggggctctgcagccttGTGGAGACCTACAAGGACACCCCTTCGCCCAGCGTCAGCCTGCTGCGTAGCTATGAG ctggcCGGGGGCAGCCTTGGGGGGCTGCTGGAGGCGCTGGATTCCATGGGGCTGCGTGGGGCTGTCAGAATGCTGCGCAAACCTGAGGcgctggagaagcagcagagcacag AGGTCAAGGAAGACAGCGCCTATGGGAGCGAGTCAGTGGAGGAGGAACAGGCGGCCGCCCTGAAGCCGAGGCCGGCGCCAGAGGGcgagctgccccacagccagcagcagcaggtgcacTGA
- the NFKB2 gene encoding nuclear factor NF-kappa-B p100 subunit isoform X2 yields the protein MDEHFQPCLDGIDYDDFSFGSHMVEQKEPLMETAVGPYLVIIEQPKQRGFRFRYGCEGPSHGGLPGASSEKGHKTYPTVKICNYEGMARIEVDLVTHSDPPRVHAHSLVGKQCNEAGNCIAVVGPKDMTAQFSNLGVLHVTKKNMMEIMKEKLKKQKTRNTNGMLTEAELREIELEAKELKKVMDLSIVRLRFTAYLRDSSGNFSLALQPVISDPIHDSKSPGASNLKISRMDKTAGSVRGGDEVYLLCDKVQKDDIEVRFYEDDENGWQAFGDFSPTDVHKQYAIVFRTPPYHKPKIDRPVTVFLQLKRKRGGDVSDSKQFTYYPVVEDKEEVERKRKKVLPQFPQHFGGGSHMGGAGGAGGFGAGGGGNLSFPYSSGLGYNNLYSSGPHPVGGGYQGGVQMKAPSESEDGDGRQVPTESTYCRELQRHAHLCHLWLLARRNAHALLDYSVTADPRMLLAVQRHLAASQDENGDTPLHLAIIHEQTAVIKQLIEVVVSIPSQQIINITNNLQQTPLHLAVITKQPQVVQLLLQAHANPTLLDRYGNSLLHLALQTGDEEMLRTLLAHLGSATPYLLCLPNFHGLLPVHLAVKAKSPACLDLLVRKGADVNAVERQGGRTPLHLAVEMENLNMATHLVKKLGANVNSRTFAGNTPLHLAAGLGSPTLTKLLLKAGADVQRENDEPVSPSSSEASSDTDGDAEEQEQAMELDELTPSLHPTPEEEQAEAGPRQRRCHTALDLTRSQKVRDILLQASQPRPDAELPTAPRPGNVLSLDGDALQGLEQLLNQDSSGSDWMELAKRLGLCSLVETYKDTPSPSVSLLRSYELAGGSLGGLLEALDSMGLRGAVRMLRKPEALEKQQSTEVKEDSAYGSESVEEEQAAALKPRPAPEGELPHSQQQQVH from the exons ATGGACGAGCACTTCCAGCCC TGCCTGGATGGAATTGACTACGACGACTTCAGCTTTGGCTCCCACATGGTGGAGCAGAAGGAGCCCCTGATGGAGACAG CAGTCGGCCCCTACCTGGTCATCATCGAGCAGCCGAAGCAG cGGGGCTTCCGATTTCGGTACGGCTGCGAGGGCCCTTCACACGGGGGGCTGCCAGGAGCCTCCAGCGAGAAGGGGCACAAGACCTATCCCACTGTCAAG ATCTGCAACTACGAGGGGATGGCGCGCATCGAGGTGGACCTGGTGACACACAGCGACCCTCCGCGTGTGCACGCACACAGCCTGGTGGGCAAGCAGTGCAACGAGGCCGGCAACTGCATCGCCGTGGTGGGGCCCAAAGACATGACGGCACA GTTCAGCAACCTGGGCGTGCTCCATGTCACCAAGAAGAACATGATGGAGATCatgaaggagaagctgaagaagcagaagacacGCAACACAAACGGGATGCTGACAG AAGCTGAGCTGCGTGAGATTGAGCTGGAGGCCAAGGAGCTGAAGAAGGTCATGGACCTGAGCATCGTGCGGCTGCGCTTCACCGCTTACCTCCGTGACAGCAGTGGGAACTTCAGTCTGGCGCTGCAGCCCGTCATCTCTGACCCCATCCATGACAGCA AGTCCCCTGGCGCTTCCAACCTGAAGATCTCACGGATGGACAAGACTGCGGGCTCAGTGCGGGGTGGGGACGAGGTCTACCTGCTGTGTGACAAGGTGCAGAAAG ATGACATTGAGGTGCGGTTCTATGAGGATGACGAGAACGGCTGGCAGGCCTTTGGGGACTTCTCCCCCACGGACGTGCATAAGCAG TACGCCATCGTCTTCCGCACACCCCCCTACCACAAGCCCAAAATTGACCGTCCTGTCACCGTGTTCCTGCAACTGAAGAGGAAGCGCGGTGGAGACGTCAGCGACTCCAAGCAGTTCACCTATTACCCTGTGGTGGAGG AtaaggaggaggtggagagaaAGCGCAAGAAGGtgctgcctcagtttccccagcaCTTCGGCGGGGGCTCACACATGGGGGGTGCCGGCGGTGCTGGGGGCTTtggggcaggaggag GCGGTAACCTCAGCTTCCCTTACTCGTCTGGGCTGGGCTACAACAACCTCTACTCCTCCGGCCCGCACCCTGTTGGAGGGGGGTACCAGGGCGGTGTGCAAATGAAGGCCCCCAGTGAGAGTGAAGATGGAGATGGCAGACAGGTGCCTACAGAAAGCACCtactgcagggagctgcagcgGCACG CCCACCTGTGCCACCTGTGGCTGCTGGCACGGCGCAATGCCCATGCCCTGCTGGACTACTCGGTGACTGCTGACCCCCGCATGCTGCTGGCCGTGCAGAGGCACCTGGCAGCCTCACAGGATGAGAACGGGGACAC GCCCTTACACCTCGCCATCATCCATGAACAGACGGCTGTGATCAAACAGCTAATTGAGGTGGTGGTCAGCATCCCTAGCCAGCAGATCATTAACATCACCAACAACCTGCAGCAG ACGCCACTGCACCTGGCGGTCATCACCAAGCAGCCCCAGGtggtgcagctcctgctgcaggccCACGCCAACCCTACATTGCTGGACCGCTATGGCAACTCCCTGCTGCACCTGGCACTGCAGACGGGTGATGAGGAGATGCTGCGGACGCTGCTGGCCCACCTGGGATCGGCCACTCCCTACCTGCTGTGCCTGCCCAACTTCCACG GTCTCCTGCCCGTACACCTGGCTGTGAAGGCAAAGAGCCCAGCCTGCCTGGACCTGCTGGTCAGGAAGGGTGCGGATGTGAACGCTGTGGAGAGGCAGGGTGGCAGGACCCCGCTGCACCTGGCCGTGGAGATGGAGAACCTCAACATGGCCACACACCTGGTCAAGAAG CTGGGAGCAAATGTCAACAGCCGGACCTTTGCTGGGAACACCCCCCTGCACCTGGCTGCTGGCCTGGGCTCCCCAACCCTCaccaaactgctgctgaaagcag GGGCAGATGTGCAGCGTGAGAACGATGAGCCCGTCAGCCCCTCCTCATCAGAGGCCAGCAGCGACACAGATGGTGACGCTGAGGAGCAGGAGCAGGCCATGGAGCTGGATGAGCTGACCCCGAGCCTCCATCCCACCCCTGAGGAGGAGCAAGCGGAGGCAGGGCCCCGGCAGCGCCGCTGCCACACAGCCCTGGACCTGACCCGGAGCCAGAAG GTGCGTGACATCTTGCTGCAGGCCTCCCAGCCACGGCCCGATGCTGAGCTGCCCACTGCCCCCCGGCCAG GGAATGTGCTGTCTCTGGACGGTGATGCGctgcaggggctggagcagctgctgaaccAGGACAGCAGTGGGTCAGACTGGATGGAGCTGGCTAAGAggctggggctctgcagccttGTGGAGACCTACAAGGACACCCCTTCGCCCAGCGTCAGCCTGCTGCGTAGCTATGAG ctggcCGGGGGCAGCCTTGGGGGGCTGCTGGAGGCGCTGGATTCCATGGGGCTGCGTGGGGCTGTCAGAATGCTGCGCAAACCTGAGGcgctggagaagcagcagagcacag AGGTCAAGGAAGACAGCGCCTATGGGAGCGAGTCAGTGGAGGAGGAACAGGCGGCCGCCCTGAAGCCGAGGCCGGCGCCAGAGGGcgagctgccccacagccagcagcagcaggtgcacTGA
- the NFKB2 gene encoding nuclear factor NF-kappa-B p100 subunit isoform X3, translated as MDEHFQPCLDGIDYDDFSFGSHMVEQKEPLMETVGPYLVIIEQPKQRGFRFRYGCEGPSHGGLPGASSEKGHKTYPTVKICNYEGMARIEVDLVTHSDPPRVHAHSLVGKQCNEAGNCIAVVGPKDMTAQFSNLGVLHVTKKNMMEIMKEKLKKQKTRNTNGMLTEAELREIELEAKELKKVMDLSIVRLRFTAYLRDSSGNFSLALQPVISDPIHDSKSPGASNLKISRMDKTAGSVRGGDEVYLLCDKVQKDDIEVRFYEDDENGWQAFGDFSPTDVHKQYAIVFRTPPYHKPKIDRPVTVFLQLKRKRGGDVSDSKQFTYYPVVEDKEEVERKRKKVLPQFPQHFGGGSHMGGAGGAGGFGAGGGGNLSFPYSSGLGYNNLYSSGPHPVGGGYQGGVQMKAPSESEDGDGRQVPTESTYCRELQRHAHLCHLWLLARRNAHALLDYSVTADPRMLLAVQRHLAASQDENGDTPLHLAIIHEQTAVIKQLIEVVVSIPSQQIINITNNLQQTPLHLAVITKQPQVVQLLLQAHANPTLLDRYGNSLLHLALQTGDEEMLRTLLAHLGSATPYLLCLPNFHGLLPVHLAVKAKSPACLDLLVRKGADVNAVERQGGRTPLHLAVEMENLNMATHLVKKLGANVNSRTFAGNTPLHLAAGLGSPTLTKLLLKAGADVQRENDEPVSPSSSEASSDTDGDAEEQEQAMELDELTPSLHPTPEEEQAEAGPRQRRCHTALDLTRSQKVRDILLQASQPRPDAELPTAPRPGNVLSLDGDALQGLEQLLNQDSSGSDWMELAKRLGLCSLVETYKDTPSPSVSLLRSYELAGGSLGGLLEALDSMGLRGAVRMLRKPEALEKQQSTEVKEDSAYGSESVEEEQAAALKPRPAPEGELPHSQQQQVH; from the exons ATGGACGAGCACTTCCAGCCC TGCCTGGATGGAATTGACTACGACGACTTCAGCTTTGGCTCCCACATGGTGGAGCAGAAGGAGCCCCTGATGGAGACAG TCGGCCCCTACCTGGTCATCATCGAGCAGCCGAAGCAG cGGGGCTTCCGATTTCGGTACGGCTGCGAGGGCCCTTCACACGGGGGGCTGCCAGGAGCCTCCAGCGAGAAGGGGCACAAGACCTATCCCACTGTCAAG ATCTGCAACTACGAGGGGATGGCGCGCATCGAGGTGGACCTGGTGACACACAGCGACCCTCCGCGTGTGCACGCACACAGCCTGGTGGGCAAGCAGTGCAACGAGGCCGGCAACTGCATCGCCGTGGTGGGGCCCAAAGACATGACGGCACA GTTCAGCAACCTGGGCGTGCTCCATGTCACCAAGAAGAACATGATGGAGATCatgaaggagaagctgaagaagcagaagacacGCAACACAAACGGGATGCTGACAG AAGCTGAGCTGCGTGAGATTGAGCTGGAGGCCAAGGAGCTGAAGAAGGTCATGGACCTGAGCATCGTGCGGCTGCGCTTCACCGCTTACCTCCGTGACAGCAGTGGGAACTTCAGTCTGGCGCTGCAGCCCGTCATCTCTGACCCCATCCATGACAGCA AGTCCCCTGGCGCTTCCAACCTGAAGATCTCACGGATGGACAAGACTGCGGGCTCAGTGCGGGGTGGGGACGAGGTCTACCTGCTGTGTGACAAGGTGCAGAAAG ATGACATTGAGGTGCGGTTCTATGAGGATGACGAGAACGGCTGGCAGGCCTTTGGGGACTTCTCCCCCACGGACGTGCATAAGCAG TACGCCATCGTCTTCCGCACACCCCCCTACCACAAGCCCAAAATTGACCGTCCTGTCACCGTGTTCCTGCAACTGAAGAGGAAGCGCGGTGGAGACGTCAGCGACTCCAAGCAGTTCACCTATTACCCTGTGGTGGAGG AtaaggaggaggtggagagaaAGCGCAAGAAGGtgctgcctcagtttccccagcaCTTCGGCGGGGGCTCACACATGGGGGGTGCCGGCGGTGCTGGGGGCTTtggggcaggaggag GCGGTAACCTCAGCTTCCCTTACTCGTCTGGGCTGGGCTACAACAACCTCTACTCCTCCGGCCCGCACCCTGTTGGAGGGGGGTACCAGGGCGGTGTGCAAATGAAGGCCCCCAGTGAGAGTGAAGATGGAGATGGCAGACAGGTGCCTACAGAAAGCACCtactgcagggagctgcagcgGCACG CCCACCTGTGCCACCTGTGGCTGCTGGCACGGCGCAATGCCCATGCCCTGCTGGACTACTCGGTGACTGCTGACCCCCGCATGCTGCTGGCCGTGCAGAGGCACCTGGCAGCCTCACAGGATGAGAACGGGGACAC GCCCTTACACCTCGCCATCATCCATGAACAGACGGCTGTGATCAAACAGCTAATTGAGGTGGTGGTCAGCATCCCTAGCCAGCAGATCATTAACATCACCAACAACCTGCAGCAG ACGCCACTGCACCTGGCGGTCATCACCAAGCAGCCCCAGGtggtgcagctcctgctgcaggccCACGCCAACCCTACATTGCTGGACCGCTATGGCAACTCCCTGCTGCACCTGGCACTGCAGACGGGTGATGAGGAGATGCTGCGGACGCTGCTGGCCCACCTGGGATCGGCCACTCCCTACCTGCTGTGCCTGCCCAACTTCCACG GTCTCCTGCCCGTACACCTGGCTGTGAAGGCAAAGAGCCCAGCCTGCCTGGACCTGCTGGTCAGGAAGGGTGCGGATGTGAACGCTGTGGAGAGGCAGGGTGGCAGGACCCCGCTGCACCTGGCCGTGGAGATGGAGAACCTCAACATGGCCACACACCTGGTCAAGAAG CTGGGAGCAAATGTCAACAGCCGGACCTTTGCTGGGAACACCCCCCTGCACCTGGCTGCTGGCCTGGGCTCCCCAACCCTCaccaaactgctgctgaaagcag GGGCAGATGTGCAGCGTGAGAACGATGAGCCCGTCAGCCCCTCCTCATCAGAGGCCAGCAGCGACACAGATGGTGACGCTGAGGAGCAGGAGCAGGCCATGGAGCTGGATGAGCTGACCCCGAGCCTCCATCCCACCCCTGAGGAGGAGCAAGCGGAGGCAGGGCCCCGGCAGCGCCGCTGCCACACAGCCCTGGACCTGACCCGGAGCCAGAAG GTGCGTGACATCTTGCTGCAGGCCTCCCAGCCACGGCCCGATGCTGAGCTGCCCACTGCCCCCCGGCCAG GGAATGTGCTGTCTCTGGACGGTGATGCGctgcaggggctggagcagctgctgaaccAGGACAGCAGTGGGTCAGACTGGATGGAGCTGGCTAAGAggctggggctctgcagccttGTGGAGACCTACAAGGACACCCCTTCGCCCAGCGTCAGCCTGCTGCGTAGCTATGAG ctggcCGGGGGCAGCCTTGGGGGGCTGCTGGAGGCGCTGGATTCCATGGGGCTGCGTGGGGCTGTCAGAATGCTGCGCAAACCTGAGGcgctggagaagcagcagagcacag AGGTCAAGGAAGACAGCGCCTATGGGAGCGAGTCAGTGGAGGAGGAACAGGCGGCCGCCCTGAAGCCGAGGCCGGCGCCAGAGGGcgagctgccccacagccagcagcagcaggtgcacTGA